A window of Diospyros lotus cultivar Yz01 chromosome 14, ASM1463336v1, whole genome shotgun sequence contains these coding sequences:
- the LOC127791210 gene encoding BAG family molecular chaperone regulator 4, translated as MKGSNFREPVVDGNEDIDWEVRPGGMLVQKRDAGDGDHVHAGGGGPAIKINVVHGLNRLDLVVPSQSTFGDLKRYIAKENGLEPDQQRLLFRGKEKEDQEYLHLVGVKDNAKVLLMEDPRSKEKMLKEVKCIESSSACSTTGEARQEQVEEVKSSNLPRDFAAVAEVRAEVDKLAEQVTALEAAVSGGTKGGEKEFVVLGELLMRQLLKLDSIEAEGEGKVQRKLEVNRVQSLVDKVDSLKARNSNPFSGGSSSKTVSVTTKWETFGSGMGSLSAPSPMPSSTKVTEDWEVFD; from the exons ATGAAAGGATCAAATTTCAGAGAGCCAGTGGTCGACGGCAATGAGGATATCGACTGGGAGGTGAGACCCGGCGGCATGCTTGTGCAGAAGAGAGACGCCGGCGACGGCGATCACGTTCACGCTGGCGGTGGTGGTCCTGCAATCAAGATCAACGTCGTTCACGGGTTGAACCGGCTGGACCTTGTTGTTCCTTCCCAATCCACTTTTG GGGATCTGAAAAGGTATATTGCCAAAGAAAATGGTTTGGAGCCTGATCAACAAAGATTATTGTTCAGAGGAAAGGAGAAAGAGGATCAAGAGTACCTGCACTTGGTGGGTGTGAAGGATAACGCCAAGGTGCTACTCATGGAAGATCCAAGAAGCAAAGAGAAGATGCTTAAAGAAGTGAAATGCATTGAGTCTTCGAGTGCTTGTTCAACCACTGGTGAAGCCAGACAAGAG CAAGTTGAGGAGGTAAAGAGCAGTAATCTACCTAGAGACTTTGCGGCTGTGGCTGAAGTCAGAGCAGAGGTCGATAAGCTTGCTGAACAG GTGACTGCTCTGGAAGCAGCTGTGTCTGGTGGGACTAAGGGTGGAGAGAAGGAATTTGTTGTTTTAGGTGAGTTACTAATGAGGCAGCTGCTGAAATTGGATAGCATTGAGGCTGAAGGAGAAGGGAAAGTGCAAAGGAAGCTTGAG GTGAATCGTGTTCAGAGCTTGGTGGATAAAGTGGATTCACTGAAGGCAAGAAACTCAAATCCATTCAGCGGCGGCAGCAGCAGCAAGACCGTCTCTGTAACGACAAAATGGGAGACCTTCGGTTCGGGCATGGGAAGCCTCAGTGCCCCTTCGCCCATGCCATCTTCTACAAAAGTGACTGAAGATTGGGAAGTCTTTGACTAG
- the LOC127790509 gene encoding uncharacterized protein LOC127790509 gives MANASDEFRVVSPGISHEGRLPRKYTGDGQGAKKDLSPPLEWYNVPEGTKSLALVVHDLDPQDPDGPIIPWSHWVVVNIPPTLKGLPEGFSGKEEEAGGEYSGIKEGVNYWKVPGWRGPKLPTPGHQLQAHRLEFRLFALDDELHLGNKVTKEKLLEAVEGHVLGEASFVAYF, from the exons ATGGCGAACGCGAGCGACGAGTTCAGGGTGGTGTCCCCGGGCATCAGCCACGAGGGCAGGCTGCCGAGAAAATACACCGGCGACGGACAAGGAGCCAAGAAGGACCTCTCCCCGCCCTTAGAATG GTACAACGTGCCGGAGGGGACGAAGAGCCTGGCCCTGGTTGTGCATGATCTTGACCCGCAAGACCCAGATGGGCCGATCATCCCGTGGTCTCATTGGGTGGTGGTGAACATCCCGCCAACGTTGAAGGGCTTGCCGGAGGGGTTCTCTGgcaaggaggaggaggcgggCGGCGAGTATAGTGGGATCAAAGAAGGGGTCAATTACTGGAAGGTCCCGGGTTGGCGCGGCCCCAAGTTGCCGACGCCGGGGCACCAGTTGCAGGCTCATCGTTTGGAGTTCAGGCTCTTTGCTTTGGATGATGAGCTGCATCTCGGGAATAAG GTGACGAAGGAGAAGCTGTTGGAAGCAGTTGAGGGGCATGTTCTTGGGGAGGCTTCTTTTGTGGCGTATTTCTGA
- the LOC127790510 gene encoding transcription factor bHLH140, which yields MNCYAPESSSVQKYGKENKKGSGRKRSKAAVRLSTDPQSVAARERRHRISDRFKILQSLVPGGAKMDTVSMLEEAIHYVKFLKTQIWLHQTMINFQDDVDPLTTLLFPPPPPPSLPAPHQCLYSPENLLAHGMQSLAPPFGLPDSYNLQGDDIKPFGGYP from the coding sequence ATGAATTGCTACGCTCCTGAATCATCTTCCGTGCAGAAGTATGGGAAAGAGAACAAGAAGGGGAGTGGTAGGAAGAGAAGCAAGGCGGCCGTGAGGCTGTCGACGGACCCGCAAAGCGTGGCGGCGCGGGAGCGGCGCCACCGAATCAGCGACCGGTTCAAGATCTTGCAGAGCCTGGTCCCCGGCGGGGCGAAGATGGACACTGTCTCGATGCTGGAGGAGGCCATTCACTACGTCAAGTTCCTCAAGACACAGATATGGCTTCACCAGACCATGATCAACTTCCAGGACGATGTCGACCCATTGACGACTCTCTTattccctcctcctcctcctccttctcttCCGGCTCCCCATCAGTGCCTCTACTCGCCGGAAAACCTTTTGGCCCACGGAATGCAATCTTTGGCGCCGCCGTTTGGGTTGCCGGATTCTTATAACCTCCAAGGTGATGATATAAAGCCCTTCGGTGGATACCCATGA